In one Gossypium hirsutum isolate 1008001.06 chromosome D09, Gossypium_hirsutum_v2.1, whole genome shotgun sequence genomic region, the following are encoded:
- the LOC107891050 gene encoding cyclin-dependent protein kinase inhibitor SMR3, with amino-acid sequence MVSLVGISSSETAVVKGGEEGMEFDILKRPPSVKCQTTTSSSSSSPGKQQEEEGEINVRAAGEENEEKKEMNSKEMDDDDNDGLKTPTSTDSKIPAEPKQCPPAPRKPKPNKRKASSPTNGSTAVRINPLLLDLSEELESLSHKVKKKTRTQEQQ; translated from the exons ATG GTTTCCCTTGTCGGTATCTCGAGTTCAGAGACGGCCGTAGTCAAAGGTGGTGAAGAAGGAATGGAATTCGACATTCTGAAACGACCCCCATCGGTGAAGTGCCAAACTAcaacctcttcttcttcttcttcacccgGTAAAcaacaagaagaagaaggagaaatcAACGTTAGAGCAGCTGGTGAGGAGAAcgaagagaagaaagaaatgaaTTCCAAGGAAATGGACGATGATGATAATGATGGGCTTAAAACTCCAACATCTACGGATTCCAAAATCCCAGCTGAGCCGAAACAATGCCCGCCTGCACCAAGAAAACCCAagccaaataaaagaaaagcatCATCGCCTACCAATGGTTCAACCGCAGTCAGGATTAATCCGCTACTGCTGGATCTTTCGGAAGAGCTGGAGTCCTTGAGCCACAAGGTCAAgaaaaaaactcgaacacaagagcAGCAATGA